The following coding sequences lie in one Sorghum bicolor cultivar BTx623 chromosome 6, Sorghum_bicolor_NCBIv3, whole genome shotgun sequence genomic window:
- the LOC8080325 gene encoding serine/threonine-protein kinase-like protein CCR4, with protein MSPPPPCGHLLSLLALVAFFPPFLLASSSFPLPTIAIAAVNANATASPHNLACALVPGRNETDYHISCASVSNRSAEPHNYSYGGAGGGSTSFSAVVAGDGYLCSAGPTISPPMALRWWDLKDSEEPSKRVYWGKALSAVSGGGEYVCGLMDERIQCWRWSSGTFPKSLRFSAVAVGGGFVCGLAKGSGVVKCLGGLEGVRQVPKGSHAMLAAGERHACAVKADSGEVVCWGEAAAVAAASPSPTVVGRSVSSLAVGDAITCVLWGNWTVACWPPEEAAPPRAVAQQQFVALEARGKVVCGVLMSDYSLVCWGPGVSAEASGGVSRVFDRVLPGPCAPWTSCTCGVWSGSAPLCGGGAGYAAVCYPCGYSPQLMLTTPPTSNSSASSHTRLKRRPSDLAIALISAGIGSGVLAAIAAVVAVYCLRRRRSGVSHDPGRIHAEPTGPVQRVERRLSALLSKGPNTTVEQFPLAALRAVTDGFSPSQRIGSGSFGVVYRASLPDGREVAIKRAERRDPGAASSSVAARRANNHEVAFVSELSLLSRVNHKNLVRLLGFCADGGERILVYEYMPNGTLHDHLHKRPAPLSPPLASWPARLRLALGAARGIEYMHTYAVPPIIHRDIKSPNILLDDAWTAKVSDFGLSLLIDDLSSGSDGDGCNVAGDNEDDELCMTAGTVGYMDPEYYRLQHLTHKSDVYSFGVVLLELLSGCKVIQRFEGSGTPKNVVDVTVPHIEADRVHRVLDVRLPLPTPGEMEAVAYVGYLASDCVRPSGRDRPTMSEVVGVLERAVAACEEQDDAGEAVLSRSCTDGSTM; from the coding sequence ATGTCTCCACCTCCACCCTGCGGCCACCTCCTGAGCCTCCTCGCTCTCGTCGCCTTCTTCCCACCCTTCCTCCtagcctcctcctccttcccgcTCCCCACCATCGCCATCGCCGCCGTTAACGCCAACGCCACTGCCTCCCCGCACAACCTCGCATGCGCGCTTGTTCCAGGCAGGAACGAGACAGACTACCATATCTCCTGCGCCAGCGTCTCCAACCGCTCTGCCGAGCCCCACAACTACTCTTatggcggcgccggcggtggcAGCACGTCGTTCTCCGCCGTCGTCGCTGGAGATGGATACCTCTGCTCTGCCGGACCGACCATTTCCCCGCCGATGGCCTTGCGGTGGTGGGACTTGAAAGACAGCGAGGAGCCGTCCAAGCGGGTGTACTGGGGCAAGGCGCTGTCCGCGGTGTCCGGCGGCGGGGAGTACGTGTGCGGGCTCATGGACGAGAGGATACAGTGCTGGAGGTGGTCGTCCGGTACGTTCCCGAAGAGCTTGCGGTTCTCAGCCGTGGCGGTGGGCGGCGGGTTCGTGTGCGGGCTGGCGAAGGGCTCCGGCGTGGTGAAGTGTCTCGGTGGCCTGGAAGGCGTGCGGCAAGTGCCGAAGGGGAGCCACGCCATGCTCGCCGCGGGAGAGCGGCACGCGTGCGCGGTGAAGGCGGATAGCGGCGAGGTGGTGTGCTGGGGTGAGGCCGCGGCCGTGGCGGccgcgtcgccgtcgccgacggTAGTTGGGCGCTCGGTGTCGTCGCTGGCGGTGGGCGACGCGATCACCTGCGTGCTGTGGGGGAACTGGACCGTCGCCTGCTGGCCACCGGAGGaggcggcgccgccgcgggcTGTGGCGCAGCAGCAGTTCGTCGCACTGGAGGCCAGGGGGAAGGTCGTCTGCGGGGTGCTCATGTCCGACTACTCGCTCGTGTGCTGGGGACCCGGCGTGTCGGCCGAAGCCTCGGGCGGGGTGAGCAGGGTGTTCGACCGCGTGCTGCCGGGGCCCTGCGCGCCGTGGACGTCGTGCACGTGCGGCGTCTGGTCAGGCTCCGCGCCTCTCTGTGGCGGTGGCGCAGGATACGCCGCCGTCTGCTACCCCTGCGGCTACAGTCCGCAGCTGATGTTGACGACGCCTCCTACTTCGAACTCGTCGGCGAGCTCTCACACAAGGTTGAAGCGGCGGCCGAGCGACCTCGCGATCGCGTTAATCAGCGCCGGAATCGGCTCGGGAGTGCTTGCCGCCATCGCCGCGGTGGTGGCGGTCTACTGCCTTCGCCGGCGACGGAGCGGCGTCTCTCACGACCCCGGACGCATCCACGCTGAGCCAACCGGGCCGGTGCAGCGTGTGGAGCGGCGGCTCAGCGCGCTGCTCTCCAAGGGCCCGAACACGACGGTGGAGCAGTTCCCGCTGGCGGCGCTCCGGGCCGTCACGGACGGCTTCTCTCCGTCCCAGCGCATCGGCTCCGGAAGCTTCGGCGTCGTGTACCGTGCGTCCCTCCCCGACGGGCGCGAGGTTGCCATCAAGCGCGCGGAGCGACGCGACCCCGGCGCGGCGTCCTCCTCCGTGGCGGCGCGCCGCGCCAACAACCACGAGGTGGCATTCGTCTCGGAGCTGTCGCTCCTCTCCCGCGTCAACCACAAGAACCTCGTCCGCCTCCTCGGCTTCTGCGCCGACGGCGGCGAGCGCATCCTGGTGTACGAGTACATGCCCAACGGCACCCTCCACGACCACCTCCACAAGCGGCCTGCGCCGCTGTCCCCGCCGCTCGCGTCGTGGCCGGCGCGCCTCCGCCTCGCGCTGGGCGCCGCGCGCGGCATCGAGTACATGCACACCTACGCCGTGCCGCCCATCATCCACCGCGACATCAAGTCACCCAACATCCTCCTCGACGACGCCTGGACCGCCAAGGTCTCTGACTTCGGCCTCTCGCTGCTCATTGACGACCTGAGCAGCGGCAGCGACGGCGACGGATGCAATGTCGCCGGCGACAATGAGGACGACGAGCTGTGCATGACGGCCGGCACGGTGGGGTACATGGACCCGGAGTACTACCGGCTGCAGCACCTGACGCACAAGAGCGACGTGTACAGCTTCGGGGTGGTGCTGCTGGAGCTGCTCTCCGGGTGCAAGGTGATACAGCGGTTCGAGGGGAGCGGCACGCCCAAGAACGTCGTCGACGTCACGGTGCCGCACATTGAGGCAGACCGTGTGCATCGGGTGCTCGACGTGCGGCTCCCGCTGCCGACGCCGGGGGAGATGGAGGCCGTCGCCTACGTCGGGTACCTGGCCTCGGACTGCGTGCGGCCATCCGGGCGCGACCGGCCCACCATGAGCGAGGTGGTTGGGGTGCTTGAGCGCGCTGTGGCGGCGTGCGAGGAGCAGGACGATGCCGGCGAGGCAGTGCTGTCGCGGTCGTGCACCGATGGGTCCACCATGTGA
- the LOC8075838 gene encoding uncharacterized protein LOC8075838: MMGAREPVAMEIPAEEGLAAAARAPPRRIRRRLVEGARGAGAPASVEEIEARLREAELRRQQFHEWLACKARKKPRSPSWSSQEEDHGQRLEAKLLAAEQKRLSLLAKAQNRLAKLDELRQAAKNDVEMRFEKEREELETRVESRVRQAEENRMRLLHADMQKRAALKERTARSLVQKATSESKYMEQVRSAISQKRAAAEKKRLRLLEAEKTKAQARLLRIQKAAMTVCSQRESERRKLKEQLDNKLQRAKRQRAEYLKQRGSPRGSTHADYIKHADALSRKLARNWRIFVKSRKTTFALVQAYDALGINEKSVKSMPFEKLAMSMESPMVLQSTKALLDRLEKRLVISQSVASSSVENVDHLLKRLGSPPRRKAPLSREGKTRAVVKRSAKSSEANSRLPRYSLRVVLCAYMILAHPSAVLSGQGERERQLIESAANFIKEFELLIKTILDGPGQSSDVTGQRKFRIQLANFDKAWCTYLYRFVVWKVKDARLLEEDLVRAACKLELSMMQTCKLTADGHSPNNLTHDMKAIQKQVTDDQKLLREKVQHLSGDAGLERMDSALLDTRSKFFEAKENGSPLAAPVANVSTPLSINSSVKVPLSEVNESSRTNAVGTSSVVRSLFGASSSVGSSPAKQPTENEQMVNEMLHEDASAFAGRSDSASTVEEEFQKKVRETMEKAFWDMVTNSMRGERPDYSQLINLVKEVRDSLHDLAPKEWKEKILENIDLEILSQVLGSGSQDAQYLGQILQYSLDMVRQLSAAAKEDEMKKNHDKLLSELSTNSEVNDNGINSFAIAVIKGLRFILEEIKELQAEVSKARVQMMQQIIKESAGVEYLQKAFADRYGPPENASASLPLTLQWIMTSNNIVEVEWSEHSDCLSIMQSAGQAPALVPVLRAGHGTLVGQPSSSAADTSVQPECKGEKLDKLIRIGLLQLISSMEGLQLQSIPESFQINLLRLRAVQSQFQQVIVIATSMLVLRQVLMSENSKATPLELENAISELFKALVNILDNSPDAGTEEIVQAMVNASASVGSPSEEKVQARMQMITRVFLKSLQPGDVVFKKVSRAVYCAFRGIILGGSGPKGQKLADAALRRIGAAKVMDRVLKAAEVLIKMATVSEKVHGPWYKALV; the protein is encoded by the exons atgatGGGGGCGCGGGAACCGGTGGCCATGGAGATACCAGCGGAGGAAggactggcggcggcggcgagggcgccgccgcggcggatTAGGAGGAGGCTGGTGGAGGGGGCGCGCGGCGCCGGGGCCCCGGCGAGCGTGGAGGAGATCGAGGCCAGGCTCAGGGAGGCCGAGCTCCGGAGGCAG CAATTCCATGAATGGTTGGCCTGCAAAGCAAGGAAGAAGCCACGGAGTCCATCGTGGTCctctcaagaggaagaccaCGGGCAGCGCCTTGAAGCAAAACTTCTGGCTGCTGAGCAGAAAAGGTTAAGCCTCTTGGCGAAGGCACAGAACCGTCTGGCCAAGCTGGATGAACTCCGACAAGCTGCTAAGAATGATGTGGAAATGCGGTTTGAGAAGGAAAGGGAAGAACTTGAGACCAGAGTTGAGTCTCGTGTCCGACAGGCAGAGGAGAACCGCATGCGCCTTCTGCATGCCGATATGCAGAAGCGGGCTGCACTGAAGGAGAGGACAGCGAGGTCCCTGGTGCAGAAGGCAACATCAGAGAGCAAATACATGGAGCAGGTGCGGTCTGCAATTTCACAAAAGAGAGCTGCTGCTGAGAAGAAGCGACTGAGGTTGCTGGAAGCTGAAAAGACAAAGGCTCAGGCTAGGCTTTTGCGCATCCAAAAGGCTGCCATGACTGTATGCAGCCAGAGAGAATCGGAGAGGAGAAAACTGAAAGAACAGCTGGATAACAAACTTCAAAGG GCGAAGAGGCAGAGGGCTGAGTATTTGAAGCAGAGAGGAAGTCCTCGTGGTTCAACCCACGCTGATTACATAAAGCATGCAGATGCCCTCTCAAGAAAACTAGCAAG AAACTGGAGAATATTTGTGAAGTCCAGGAAGACAACATTTGCTTTGGTTCAAGCTTATGATGCCTTGGGGATTAATGAGAAGTCTGTGAAAAGTATGCCTTTTGAAAAATTAGCCATGTCAATGGAATCTCCTATGGTTCTTCAGAGCACAAAGGCATTACTTGACCGATTGGAGAAACGCCTTGTCATTTCTCAGTCAGTAGCATCTTCATCAGTAGAAAATGTTGATCATCTACTGAAACGCCTTGGTTCTCCCCCAAGGAGGAAGGCTCCTCTTAGCAGAGAAGGAAAAACTCGGGCAGTGGTAAAAAGATCAGCTAAAAGTTCTGAAGCAAACAGCAGATTGCCCAGGTACTCACTGAGGGTCGTGCTCTGCGCTTACATGATACTGGCTCATCCCAGTGCTGTTTTAAGTGGGCAAGGCGAGCGGGAGAGACAACTTATCGAGTCAGCAGCAAACTTTATCAAGGAGTTCGAACTGTTGATTAAGACAATACTTGATGGACCAGGGCAGTCATCTGATGTTACTGGCCAGAGGAAGTTCAGAATTCAGTTGGCTAATTTTGACAAGGCGTGGTGCACGTATCTTTACCGCTTTGTGGTGTGGAAGGTAAAAGATGCAAGATTATTGGAGGAAGATCTTGTCAGGGCTGCATGCAAGCTTGAGCTGTCAATGATgcaaacatgcaagctaactgCAGATGGGCACTCGCCAAACAATCTTACTCATGACATGAAGGCAATTCAGAAACAGGTTACTGATGATCAGAAGCTTTTACGTGAGAAGGTTCAGCACCTGAGTGGTGATGCTGGCCTTGAGAGGATGGACTCTGCTCTTTTGGATACGAGATCAAAGTTCTTTGAAGCAAAAGAGAATGGGAGTCCATTGGCAGCACCTGTTGCAAATGTATCTACCCCTTTGAGCATTAATTCATCTGTGAAGGTCCCACTTTCTGAGGTTAATGAAAGTTCCAGGACAAATGCTGTTGGAACAAGCTCTGTTGTACGTTCTCTATTTGGTGCTTCATCATCAGTCGGTTCATCACCAGCAAAGCAGCCGACAGAGAATGAACAAATGGTCAATGAGATGCTTCATGAGGATGCCAGTGCTTTTGCTGGCAGGTCTGATAGTGCTAGTACTGTGGAGGAGGAGTTCCAGAAGAAAGTGAGAGAAACCATGGAGAAAGCTTTCTGGGATATGGTCACCAACTCCATGAGAGGAGAAAGACCTGATTATAGTCAATTGATCAACCTAGTAAAGGAAGTGAGAGATTCGTTGCATGACCTGGCTCCaaaagaatggaaggagaaaaTTCTTGAGAACATTGACCTTGAAATTCTGTCTCAGGTACTTGGGTCAGGTTCCCAGGATGCACAATACCTGGGGCAGATTTTGCAGTATTCTCTGGATATGGTTCGCCAGCTCTCTGCTGCTGCAAAGGAGGATGAGATGaagaaaaatcatgataaattattGAGTGAGTTGTCTACAAATTCTGAAGTTAATGACAATGGCATCAACTCATTTGCCATTGCTGttatcaagggcctgcgtttcatCCTGGAAGAAATAAAG GAACTGCAAGCAGAAGTGAGTAAAGCACGTGTCCAGATGATGCAACAGATCATAAAAGAATCGGCTGGGGTGGAGTACCTGCAGAAGGCTTTCGCTGATCGCTATGGACCCCCTGAGAATGCATCAGCTTCTCTTCCCCTAACTCTGCAATggattatgacatcaaataacaTTGTGGAAGTAGAATGGAGTGAACATTCAGACTGTCTTTCAATAATGCAATCAGCAGGACAGGCTCCTGCTCTTGTTCCGGTACTTCGAGCTGGTCATGGAACTCTAGTAGGGCAACCATCTTCTTCTGCAGCAGACACCTCTGTTCAACCAGAGTGCAAGGGTGAGAAGCTTGACAAGCTGATAAGGATTGGCCTGCTGCAACTTATTAGTAGTATGGAGGGCTTGCAATTGCAGTCAATTCCTGAAAGTTTTCAGATTAATCTCCTGAGGCTGAGGGCTGTGCAGAGCCAATTCCAACAGGTGATCGTGATTGCCACAAG CATGCTCGTCCTGCGCCAAGTTCTGATGAGTGAGAACTCGAAGGCCACTCCTCTGGAACTGGAAAACGCTATCTCAGAACTCTTCAAGGCTCTCGTGAACATACTGGACAACTCACCTGATGCCGGCACGGAAGAGATTGTGCAGGCGATGGTCAATGCATCAGCCTCAGTTGGCTCACCATCAGAGGAGAAGGTTCAGGCCAGGATGCAGATGATCACCAGGGTGTTCCTCAAGAGTCTCCAGCCTGGTGACGTGGTCTTCAAGAAGGTCTCCCGCGCTGTCTACTGTGCCTTCCGTGGCATCATCTTAGGTGGCAGTGGTCCCAAGGGCCAGAAGCTGGCGGACGCGGCTTTGCGCCGCATTGGCGCGGCCAAGGTTATGGACAGGGTGTTGAAGGCTGCTGAGGTGCTGATCAAGATGGCAACGGTATCAGAGAAGGTCCACGGCCCGTGGTACAAAGCTCTGGTGTGA
- the LOC8075839 gene encoding DDT domain-containing protein DDB_G0282237, protein MPLLKRTPFSLLEPPKDLDPNEKVFQIDFTKEIFRDYQEYLNRLDLYHQNVWTCKVSGKSKLTYKEALICEQQAAAKAQQLPKELMAPVLRMIQHSTLSLTDLVDKVYSSLVLDLFEGLELHAKKDGSEAACKILKVISSDGTKSYEVGWIGKGNEVIDTSVVKADDLIRKKAPTSRKALKFFIRESTSETSPWTLHADLAKKYGIPTEVPVDIMNGEGLNKGRKRFVNEEDASKNLKKGQLVEPRVKYPIDDLLVKPAADDPILSNRPPPSKDFRVPVDSVGDLLMVWNFCLSFGRLLCLSPFSLSDLENAICTKESNLVLVVEIHSALLHLLIKDESEYFTILQNKKKILKVTFVKWSEYLCNFLEMISKEEFSGKVSTIRRGSYGLLETRLKLKILRELVEEAITTSSVREKIAEQIDQQGALVAARKEDARKNRGEKLNVEGVAENGRNHTDNTLDGDKPPKGQRSGEEREDLNILSSSKMFLRRHPETEMEQQSVLPSPLGKDRFYNKYWFFMCEGRLFVESENSREWGYYSTKQELDALLGSFNIKGIRERALKRQLDKLYDKIR, encoded by the exons ATGCCCCTCCTAAAGAGAACCCCTTTCTCCTTACTGGAACCACCAAAGGACTTGGATCCTAATGAGAAGGtgttccaaattgatttcacgaAGGAGATATTCCGAGATTATCA GGAATACCTGAATAGGTTGGATCTCTACCATCAGAATGTATGGACTTGTAAAGTGTCCGGAAAGTCTAAGCTTACCTACAAGGAAGCTTTGATCTGTGAGCAACAAGCTGCAGCAAAGGCTCAACAGTTGCCAAAAGAGCTGATGGCTCCTGTTCTCCGGATGATTCAGCACA GCACTCTTAGCTTGACTGATCTTGTCGACAAAGTATACAGTAGTCTGGTATTGGATCTTTTTGAAGGACTAGAATTGCATGCTAAAAAAGATGGGTCTGAGGCTGCTTGCAAGATCTTGAAGGTTATAAGCTCTGATGGGACCAAGTCATATGAAGTGGGTTGGATTGGTAAAGGCAATGAAGTAATCGACACTTCAGTGGTCAAAGCTGATGATCTGATTCGCAAGAAGGCACCTACTAGTCGTAAGGCACTGAAATTTTTTATTAGGGAATCGACATCAGAAACTTCTCCATGGACACTGCATGCAGATCTTGCAAAGAAATATGGGATACCCACTGAGGTCCCAGTAGATATTATG AATGGTGAAGGCTTGAACAAAGGGAGGAAAAGATTTGTAAATGAAGAAGATGCCAGCAAAAACTTGAAGAAAG GTCAGTTAGTAGAACCACGGGTTAAATATCCAATTGATGATCTTTTAGTAAAGCCTGCAGCAGATGACCCCATTTTGTCAAATAGACCTCCACCATCTAAAGATTTCAGAGTGCCTGTAGATTCTGTGGGAGATCTCCTTATGGTATGGAACTTCTGTTTGTCATTCGGGAGGCTTCTATGCTTGTCACCATTTTCCCTGTCAGATCTGGAGAATGCAATTTGCACCAAAGAAAGCAACCTTGTTCTTGTGGTAGAAATACATTCTGCACTTCTCCATTTGCTTATTAAAGATGAGAGTGAATATTTTACAATTCTCCAGAACAAGAAAAAGATACTAAAG GTAACATTTGTTAAATGGTCTGAGTATCTATGCAATTTCCTGGAGATGATAAGCAAAGAAGAGTTCTCTGGTAAGGTGTCAACTATACGAAGGGGTAGTTATGGTCTTCTTGAGACTCGTCTGAAGCTTAAAATTCTAAGGGAATTGGTAGAGGAAGCCATTACAACTTCTTCTGTGCGAGAGAAGATAGCTGAACAGATTGACCAGCAGGGAGCACTTGTAGCTGCAAGAAAAGAAGATGCTAGAAAGAATAGGGGAGAGAAACTTAACGTGGAAGGGGTAGCAGAAAACGGAAGAAATCACACTGATAATACACTAGACGGTGACAAGCCTCCTAAGGGTCAGCGTAGTGGGGAAGAACGAGAGGACTTGAACATTTTATCTTCCAGCAAAATGTTTCTG agaAGACACCCTGAAACAGAAATGGAGCAGCAATCTGTACTACCCAGTCCTCTTGGAAAAGACAGATTCTATAACAAGTATTGGTTCTTTATGTGCGAAGGAAGACTTTTTGTTGAAAGTGAAAATTCCAGAGAGTGGGGTTACTACAGCACTAAGCAAGAG CTTGATGCACTCCTTGGATCATTCAACATCAAAGGCATAAGGGAGAGAGCACTCAAGCGTCAGCTTGACAAGCTCTATGATAAGATAAG ATGA